Within Vigna unguiculata cultivar IT97K-499-35 chromosome 2, ASM411807v1, whole genome shotgun sequence, the genomic segment GATGTTTTCTCACGTAAGTGAGTGTAAATCTCACTTAATGTGAGGttgaattaagtttaaagttcatttcttaacgtttcttataaaaaaaatgaaatagaaacTAGTTTAAATACATTATGGAAAAGctagtttatttataatataaatgtatacTGAATTGAAGTTGATGCTGTTTATCTTGAATTTCAGACAATGCTTAATGCTGACTTTCGAAAAAGACCAACTGCTGAAGCTGTTCTGAATCATCGGTTTATGACAGGAGCAGTCCTTTGAATACATATGACTTATATGTGTTTATCAGTTTTCTgtttctataaataataatgCTCTTTAGAATAGGAGtgttaattaaaatgtattggTCAATAAATAGACCttaaatgtatatatttcagtctttctattaatttttttaccttttttttcttcatattctttcattttctttatccTCTCATTTTCAATCATATTCACAAaactagagctgtcaaaatgggttggaacccacGAGCCAACCCtgctcatcacgggttcggggtcgggttgggttggaattattttacaaatttcaatacgagTTATTTTTTACCCagctcatccgggttgaactCGTGATGAGCCaatggctcaccaacccgcagataaaagggtaTAGAAgagttttttattaagttgggttttatatttgggtcatgttaagttttttttagccaacacataaataatttgtattttttattttggtttgtatttggattgtattaaagtttatttagattttaattagaattataatttagttttgactggaaaaaaataaaaaaaatgtatttttttttaattaagcgAACTCGTAAGTCAACTTGTTTAACCcgtcaacccgtggtgggtcgggttGGGTTCGAATTTTGTTGGTTCATTAAAATGTGAGTCAAGTTGAGTTGgttcactaaatcatcaacttATGGTGGGTTAAGCTAGATCGGAGTCGGATTATCCTATTGACAGCTCTATACAAAAGTCAATTAAACTATCAATAAATTAGTTAACAATTTAGTTTTGTAATGAAATTTTGAAGACATCAAACAtagttatttcattttaaatcaGTAGCAagataatattagtattagttaaattagtaataCATGTACtaaaaatgttaacataattgaaatattttattgtgttttagtttaaaaaattattttttaatttaagagattgcgatgttatttttaaaactttgaaaattaaattaaattcttcCAAAGTTTTAGTAACCAAAAGTACATGATTGAAGTAATATGAACTTCAAGCAAGCATTACaggaaaaaatttataaaataattataatatataatttagtcaaCATCAATATCTCTTGCGATTAAAATAAGTAGGGTATAGAAATCATATAACTTTAGAATGTATCATTTATAGCCTTTTACTTTATATGGATTCAATTAATCATTCTCTGGGGGTTGATTTGGGCATCACAATGatttaaatcataataaataaatttatattgtatGAAATATGCAGCattgtacaaaaaaaaagaaacaatatatatatatatatatatatatatatatatatatatatatatatattctgtcATATGcatttatattgtattattaattgaaatattaaaattactattattaatattattattgtattcatatattcttaaatagagttttaaaacttatatattttttatatttaaattatatatgtattttgattaaataatatattaaataaattcttaAACTCAAATAAATTATGTGAGGAGATGGAATATGATGTTTGtcatatacttatatatttgttatcgGAGAtcattggattttttttaataaaaaacaactatagataatttttatttataatagagttgtcaaaatgggtcgGAATTCGCAAGTTAACCCGGCTCACCATTGGTTTTGGTTGGGTTGaaattcttttacaaatttcaatacaggtTAATTTTTGACCCGACTCATTTAGAATCcggctcacccgggttgaactcgtggtgagtcgggttggctcaaCAAGCCGcaaataaaagggtcacacaagtgttttttattaagttgggctttattTGGGTcgtgttaggttgttttttttagccaacgcataaataatttttattttggtttgtatttggattgtattaaagtttatttagattttaattagaattataatttagttttgactaaaaaaataaaaatatttttttaattaagtgaacccgtgagccaacccattTAACCCGCCAATTCGTGGTAGGCCGGACCGGGTTCAAATTTGTTTGGCTCGTTAAAAAGTGAATCGAGTTAGGTtagctcactaaatcatcaatccGTGATGACTCGAGCCGGGTCGGACCGAGTTATctgttttgacagctctaatttaaaatgagtttattattgaaataaaaacttttttttttaaatataacaatataaacatAGAATTTACAAACAATATTCTAAACCCGCAGAAAAAATGCTCtaagaaatatttgaataaaaatccagtccaagaaaaaaaataattcgatatataatttttataagtttcttattttttttacaaaacatataaaattaaaaggtaTATTTCATCTCCAAAGCTTAATCTCCAACAGAATAAATAATGTGTTTGATTAAACAATCAAAATGTCTCCTAAAATATTCTTGTGAATGAATtgtacttatttatattaaaaggtAATAACTCTGTCATGTAACAGTTACTGTATAATTATAAAGAGACAACAatctaacaataaaaataagatcAACGGTTAATGTGTTGTAGTTAgatagtttaaatttattttatttttttcaattccaaGATATAGTTAagaatgaaattaacatataatatatatatatatatatatatatatatataattttaaaaaccttctaataaattaatattaaatatgcaAGCTTATTCTGtattattctatattttattcCATTTAGCACAAATTAACATGTCGAGGAAGAATCACAAGATCCTGAAACAGAATCATGACACAAGAATGAATCAATACTCATAAcaaaaactacaaataaaaccaattaaaacaaaaatatatataaaattaaaattaaaatatatattgaagagagagagagagagaggaagggGTGAAGGTTAGAATGGGTTGTTAGATAGATTCATTTCCTTGTTGAGTTAAGGGGTGAAACCAATTCAATTGGGAAACATAGTCTTCTGAAACAATGATTGTGTTGTGTCGATGACATGTATATGCCAATCCCAATATTCCATCAAACCTTGGCCGAATAAATCTACCCAATTTCTCTTTTTCCGATTCAAAATCCCATCTTTGTTGCCTCGATCAATCCGCCTCCCTATCTTTTCTCTCAAACAATTATAATCTCATGTTCCTCTTCAGCTAAGGTGGTTACGATCACTATTCAATTTTTACATTATGAATCTTAGATTGTTTTTCTCTTCTAATTTATGTGCTGTGTGTGCTGCGAGTTACTGCACTTTGATTGGCTGTTGAATCTTTGAATCTTTTGACTTTAGGGAAGGTAGTTGTGATGGGAGATCATGAGTAGGATATTCTTGTGTCTGAAACTGTGTAATTACTGTTTTTTGATATGTGGGAAACTTCCAAAAAGTTGTTTTTCGGAAGATTGTACTTTAAATTGAGTGTTGTCTTTTGAAGGAAGTTGCTTAGGATGAGAACAATTGGAGGTCAACCCAATTAAGTTGTTTGAGGAATTGAAATAAGTTGAAGGACAAAATCCAGGTTTAGAATGGCTGAAGATAGAGACGCTAgttttaacttcttttatttaGGAAGTGTAGATGTATGGTGAGAAGACATACTGGATCTTTTCAAGATCAGTGGATAAGAATCTCATAATCAATGTTGCACTTTGCTCTTAGTCTCTAACTTAGTGAGAAGAATCAAATTAGGTTGATTTCACTCTAATTATGGTAGGATAGTTTGGACTTTTGGATTCTTTGAGTATTTTTACTGTTAATCTTTCCTCGCATGTTTTGTTTGCTGCTGTAATTCATGAACAACTGGACACTTGCTGTTGCATTGTAAGGCTATTACTCTCTTATGACTATTTTGTTTAGAGTGCTGAAGGTTGAGTCTTAGATTCTACTTTGGAGCCATTTCTGCCAGATAGGTTtaaagatttttgaaaaatattaggTAGGAGAAATACTCTTATTTTCAAGTTTCTTAAGGCCATGCAGCTTATTTTGGGTAAGGATTGTGTATATGGCCTTTTTGTAGCGACAGTAGTTACTTTATGGGATTCATCTTGTCTGACTTAGACAGTGCTGTTTTGCAGCATTTATTATTGTcttattgtattttttcttgtttcctAGGTGGATTCTCTTTaatgatatttctttttctatcaaaaaaaaataaaaactttttacaTCCATTTGGCACAAGAAACTTAAACTGGTTTAGAATCATTATTCTAAATTGAGTTGtgcaaaacataaaattataattttaagtcAAATTACAATACCATGTTAAGCCTCTAGTTAGGGTAGTCATGGAAGAACTAACATTAGACATTAGTGCCTGCGGCAGTGGTTGGTAGCAATAATGACAATATCAGTGGCAAGAATAATCAAGTTTGGAGTAGTTATAACAACAACTGTGATAATaagaataacaaaataaagaagagAGGCTGTGAAATGTGGACGTGAAGTTTTGAATTGAGTTATGAACTAATAAATTAGGAATAGTTGGTTTTAGGTGTATTATGATTCTATTAAGTTTGAAACTGAATTGCGATTCGAATTCTGAAAGGACTTTCTGAACGTTGTAAGTAAAACTCCTAGGTCAAATTGTGCCAAATGGACACTTGTAGAAAAGGAAAGCTCCATTAACATTTGAGCCagaattttcatatataaaacaaacaGTTCTACTCTTCATTTCAGTagttataataaatatgaaatttgttgACGCTATTGTTTAATTTACAGTAATAACAACTATTCAATGGCCCTTTTCACTGTTGCTGTGTAAATGGAAGCAGTTGCTATTGCACGACTTTTCCAAGTATATCAGATATTTGCTGGGGATTAAGTGAAAAAGACTCAATGGTAAACCCGAATGTGTCTAGTCAACCAAAAATATGCTATAGGCCTATTCGACCTTCTGACCTTGACATTTTAGAGCATATCCATGGCAGATTATTTCCTATCAGGTAAGATCCTGTGTTGTTTTGTTAACTTCAACTTTAGATTTGGAAATTGTGTTTACCCAGACATGTCTACAATTCTCAGGTACGAATCTACTTTTTTCCATGATGTGGTAAATGGACGTGACATTGTGTCATGGGGAGCTGTTGACAGCAATCGCTCCGATGGTCGAAGTGATGAACTCATTGGATTTGTAACAGCACGGATTGTTCTTGCAAAAGAAAGCGAGGTGACCCCATTTATGTACAGTTATATGCCTTTTGTCTAATTATTTGAAGAATACTGAGAAAATGTTATCTGTCCATCATTTCTAAAGCCTGAAATTTGTTCTGAAAAGAGAACATGTGCTGCGTTTCTACTACTCTGAATGCATCTTTCGCCTGCAAAAGTGTggttaattaatgttttgagaTTTATTTACTGGCTATAAGGGGGAATGTCAAGTAGCAAGTTCTTGTTGGAAAGTTTATTTGAAATGTGTTTAATCAATCTTCTTGGCCCAAAGATAATGGAAAATTACCTTTCAATAAACCTGTTTAAATGTCTAAATGTACAACCCATGGacacaaaacaagacaaatctCTTAATATTGGTAGTCTGGTTTAATCAACATTTTGATATGAAGATAACAGACAATTTTTGTGTAGTTTTATGTACATCTTGATATCCACAGTCTGCGGCTTGACCATTTTATTAGTTTTCTGTTgctattatttaattaatggcTTACTAAAACTTAATGTATGATTGAATTGAAGTTCTCATTAAAATTAAGTTTGCAAACTGAGTTTGCTAAAGTAACccaaactttttcttttaccaAACTAAGTTttgaatgtaataaaaaatgtcACGAAGCTGAGTTTGGAACCCCAAACTGAAACCAAACATAGCCTTAGTTTGCTTGTAATAAACCTGTTCTAACTGTCCCAAACTGTTCAAGTAGTAGGGTATGCCCTACTACTTAAAGTGTAGATGTTTGAAAGCTTAATCTGTTTGCTGAAGATTTGTGAATTTTATTGCATGAATGTCATTCTTGTAGATAGTGGACATGCTTGGATATGACTCAGCTAGATCTGACCAAACTTTAGTCTATGTTCTGACGCTTGGAGTCGTGGAAGCATATAGAAGTTTTGGAATAGGTAAGAGTGTTGCAAATCAAGTTTTGTGAAGTCCTCTATTATATAATTGGAACTCTAATTTGTGCTCTATATGCAGCTTCTTCTCTGATTCGGGAGGTCATAAAATATGCTTCAAGTATTCCAACCTGCCGAGCTGTCTACTTGCATGTAATCTCTTACAATAACCCTGCAATCAATttgtacaagaaaatgtctttCAAATGTGTGAGAAGGTTGCAGGGGTTCTATTTGATCAATGGCCAACATTACGATTCGTTCTTATTCTTGTATTATGTAAATGGGGGTCGCTCTCCTTGCTCACCATTGTAAGTGCAAAAttcctttcattttttatcCCTGATTTGTTCAGACTGGTTTTTCATGTCAATGCTTTATACTAATCTTGTTTTACCTAGTGTAGAAAATTTTGCGTTATACTCTTAACCGGTCTGAGTTTCTGAACCTTTGTAAATAAGGTTGTTCTTGAACTAATAAGGGTGTTCCTATTCTTTGTTgttatatacacacacacacgtttGAACTTGATATGTGAAAAGTATTTCATTTCTTTGTTCTAAGTTGTTTTAGGTGAGATAAAATGTGGAACAATTAAATGCTGCTGTCTTGCTATTGCAAAAGGATCATTGGCTGATTTTCTAAGCTAAACATCAATTTCTCCTTCTTACTTTTGGCTGCCTATCTGATTAACCCTTTTAGTATTTGTTGCATATTGAGCCACATGCATCCTTTTATCTAAGTTATTTTCTAGaattgaaatttcaatttcacatttCAGAGAGATTCTCACTGCAATAGTAAGCTTCATGAGGAGTGGCTTTAAGTCAGTGGCTGCAAGGTTGTGCAGGAGCGGAAGCAGGAAGATCTCAAGGCGAGCAAAGTGTAAAGAAAGTCATTCTCTTGTGTCAGCAACACCCAACAAAAGAAACGTAGCAGTGGAATGTTCTGGTTATGAGTGTGTTTAACtccgtttaattttttttaagttatctGTTTCCTGTATCAATCAACCTCACTATTGTTGATTCCCTCCAGAAAGGTCATATTCGAGCcaaaaattatttcttactATGATGTCATAATAAACTTCTTCAATCCAGTGAATTCACATATACTGTTAGAAGGTGACAATAACAACATTTAAGTGTATGTGAACAATGAAAATTGTGATTCTGTTGATCATCATTACAATTGGCAGGATTAAAAGGACATGCAGATTTGATGCAGTAGTTACTGTAATGGCTAATATAACCATGCTCGTTTACTAGCTTTATTGAGAAAGCAAATATGATGGTGGAACAGGAAAGATAATGCACCTGATTTCATCTCTTAGTTAACAGAGTCTTGAGTCTTAAGCATTAGAAAGcacaaactttaaaatatgattcataagcaataaaatatttcataacaaacatgaaaCATAATCCGTAGATTTCTGGTTATCCAGGACTCTTGCCTGTTCTTTACCTGATGAATGAAGCAAGAATAAAATCTCAGGTCGGAATGAACCACTGCATTTTCAGTGATGCTGAGTTTCTTTGAGGTGATTTACTATAGGGAGGAAAAAAAATACAGGTGCAAAGATTGTTTGGAAGTGGTTTGGGAAGACAAATTTGAGGGGATCGCTTCCATGAGGGAAGAGAATAGAAGAGAAAGTTATGTCAGTACACCTTAAGTTACAAGAGTAtccttctcttttgttttttgatatgcctttttgtttttttcacaaaaacctccacattttaatctaatataactttttcaattttaattttttcattttaaataataactcacatttcatactaataataataattttatttaaataatagcGTAATCAAGTCTTCAAACGCAACACTCTGAGTTACCTAGACGATAGCACAAATAAAGTCCACAAACAAGTTACGTAGATGTGAACACAACAAACTTTTAAGTTTTGGAGGTTTGTATACATACCCAACCCAACAAATTTACTAAAGAGTTTGGGCCAATAAGACTCAATCAACGTTATTAACCTAAAGTGGGTAAATAATATCTAGATAGATATTTGTTGCAACaattatattaacataatatatgATCAAATCTCACATCGATTATATTCTATATATCCCTTAATAtcatatatcaataaaatatatgatatgtttgatttatattatcatataatattaattacaacATACAtggtaagtttttattattgttaattattaatattatatatttcataattatctTCCTAAGGGTTTAGAAActtataaataagattaaaatactTCGGTAGTCCTCGTTTTTGTAGTAAAATCTTAATTTGAttctcgtatttttattagtctcaattaggtcatcctttttgtaaattagtatcaattaggtcttttccgtagagaactaacaccgttaagtaggtaccacgtgtcaactcctcgtttttttgaatttttgaatttttaattttttttaattttttttaaatatttatgccacgtgtcaggtttgtagtgtgtcatgtgtcaatctaatatggtgacacgtatcaacttattgtatgaatctcaatttggtcctcatatttgttaatttgaattgatttcagttccaaatttttaaaaaaaaatttaacttcatgtgctccaaatttaaaacaaatttaatttttttataaatgtaatgatgatacttttattagaagtgatatttctattacatatttttaacaatatttaatttatttaaatttatattttacattaaactttatttttttttaaattataaatatatagattaataaatttatattcgaaatatttgtataatattctatatcaacaatattttagagttggcttaaaaataacaattttataaattcaaatgtaaaattttaaaataattttataagaaaataaaataaatatatttaaaattttaatattaaatacaattaatattattaaaatatttaataaaaatatcaattttaataaaaataatggtttaattaatcgtaaggtacccagtttggtactagagtgtcaaattggtacccgcttttaaaaaagtatcaattgcatctcaacttttaaaaattgcttcaattaggtccctttcagacagagttgactaacgtcgttagtcaacgtgccacgtgtcaatctgtggtttttttgatttttttttttaaaaatttaatttttttttttaatttttaaattttttttaaaattttttaaaaaaaattaaaaatgccacgtgtcaaatcccTGTGTGTGatacgtggcattgtcagtgccacgtggcattgtaatgccacgtgtcagtgtcactatcagatgtcattgtgatgatttcgatttagtccccatttatgttttttcgtttcaatttagtacctacttatgtgtatttgattcaattttgacctaataatttttaataattaaaatatttttaataaaattaaaagtaattaagtataaaagtttaaaaaaaattaagtatttgatatttatactaaaatttagtggtaaaagtcattttagtacttataaatagcataacattcatacaaataataaatttggtctgaaattgagagaaacattataaatattagtacttaattttgtaaaaatatttatacttaattatttttaatcttataaaaaatggattacaaaaatattttaattattaaaaaaaaattgggacaaaattgaatcagatacacatacttaggtactaaattgaaacaaaaaaacatatgtggggaccaaatcgaaatcaacacaatgacatctaatagtgacactgacacgtggcattacaatgccacgtggaactgacaatgccacgtgtcacacatagggacttgacacgtggcatttttaattttttttaaaaaaaatttaaaaaaaaaaattaaaattaaaaaaaaattaaattttttttaaaaaaaatcaaaaaaaccacagattgacacgtggcacgttgactaacggcgttagtcaactctgtttgaaaggaacctaattgaagcaattttcaaaagttgggatgcaattgacacttttttaaaagcgggtaccaatttgacactctagtaccaaactggataccttacgattaattaaaccaaaaataatcataatattatataaaagtaaaatttggtctaaatttggagtgcttgaaattgaaaatttttaaaaaaagttgggactcaaatcaaatcaaattaacaaatatgaggaccaaattaagattcatacaataatttgacacatgtcaccatattagattgacacgtggtacACTGTGACAcatgacataaatattttttttttaaaaaaaaaattcgaaaaaaaaatcaaaaattcaaaaaaacgaggagcTAACACGTGACActtacttaacggtgttagttctctactaacAGAAAtaacctaattgatactaatttacaaaaatgaggacctaattgagactaataaaaatacgataACCAAATTAAGATTTTGCGACAAAAACGATGACCGGAgtattttaatgtataaataagTATCATTCACAAAAGAAATGACACACTTTTTTATATTCACTCATATATTCATAATATAGATCAAACTCTCTTAGTACAACATGTTTAATCTCAATAACATTCATCGGCAAATCTTGTTACATATAACAAAATCTGACCTCTAAATCCATGTAAGAACTTATAATATACGATCACTTACTTCTATGATTTATTGTTgggttaaatgtgtttttggttccttaactttcagtgaatcttgaaattagtcaatttcaaaactttgaaccaatttagttctttaacttttgaaatacgtgaatttaacccatttaatcaaattttgttaagtttatttaacatttccaGCGTGTTTCACAATactatttgacttaacattaaagaaaaaatgtgtcaaacaatataaacaacttaaatataattctgaaatgcatacaaaacatcaaataaacttaacaaaatttgattaaaaaaattaaatctacatatttcgaaagatgaaaaactaaattggttcaaaatttccaaatagactaattcta encodes:
- the LOC114173497 gene encoding histone acetyltransferase MCC1; translation: MVNPNVSSQPKICYRPIRPSDLDILEHIHGRLFPIRYESTFFHDVVNGRDIVSWGAVDSNRSDGRSDELIGFVTARIVLAKESEIVDMLGYDSARSDQTLVYVLTLGVVEAYRSFGIASSLIREVIKYASSIPTCRAVYLHVISYNNPAINLYKKMSFKCVRRLQGFYLINGQHYDSFLFLYYVNGGRSPCSPLEILTAIVSFMRSGFKSVAARLCRSGSRKISRRAKCKESHSLVSATPNKRNVAVECSGYECV